The Gossypium arboreum isolate Shixiya-1 chromosome 4, ASM2569848v2, whole genome shotgun sequence DNA segment ATCTCCCCCTTCGCCGAACCCCCGCACGTGACCACCACCCCGCACTGCACCAATTCTGTCGCTGCCCCAATTCCTCCTCCGCCCACTACCGATGCGAACTTCACTTGCACCTCCCCGCTCAGCCAGTGCCGGTGTACGTTCACCGGCCTTTGACTCGAGAGATTCATCGCTCGTTTCCCTATGGGGTCGATTATGATCCAGCTCAACTCCATGTCTTCCTCCAGATCCCTGCATGTTTCGTCCTTGTCCGGGTTTGGTATCCGGGTGGAAACAGCTTCTTTGGGATCTAATAAATCTACCCGAAACGGTGAGCATTTGAACCAAGCGCTTACAGTTTCCGTTTCGACGACTTTGCTAAAAATTTGCTCCTTCTTGTAATAGATATCGACGGCCGAGATTATTTCCGTTGGAAGATCAGGAGGATTCTCCGACGAGTTTCCGAAGCTCACGGGTTCGATAGTTAATGGGAAGGCGTCGGAGAAGAAGGAGCGGGGACCGTTGTGGAAGTTAGAGATGACGTGGCGAACACGTGAAGAGGTGGTGGAAGGCCACGTGGAATGACAAATATCGGTCCAGAGG contains these protein-coding regions:
- the LOC108458450 gene encoding probable F-box protein At2g36090; this translates as MQNALLQTRKDSKTMATTSSASPPLSALCSPAITIVDQNNALTISTVHQDIIETHIFTRLDGPTLASASCASTHLHALASQENLWTDICHSTWPSTTSSRVRHVISNFHNGPRSFFSDAFPLTIEPVSFGNSSENPPDLPTEIISAVDIYYKKEQIFSKVVETETVSAWFKCSPFRVDLLDPKEAVSTRIPNPDKDETCRDLEEDMELSWIIIDPIGKRAMNLSSQRPVNVHRHWLSGEVQVKFASVVGGGGIGAATELVQCGVVVTCGGSAKGEMHVREVSLQLEDMDGMYLNGRESLVMLRRGLAGKRGRGKKRESERKKEVEEFLERKRERKERKMRREGTLDTLCVAFGVSASASALLFLLFR